One Stappia sp. 28M-7 DNA window includes the following coding sequences:
- a CDS encoding hydrogenase maturation protease gives MAVRTAIIGCGNPNRSDDGLGPAVAARLRDVNLPPGVAVFDAGTDGMAVMYQARGVERLIIVDAKVPEGNPGAIYRVPGDILQAPPQHSLNLHDFRWENALYAGRMIYGAAFPGDVSVFLVEAESLALGLGLSPAVEAAANRLAEQIASLVAPKPATAS, from the coding sequence GTGGCGGTTCGCACCGCGATTATCGGCTGCGGCAACCCAAACCGCTCAGACGACGGGCTGGGGCCGGCGGTTGCCGCCAGACTGCGCGATGTGAATCTGCCGCCGGGCGTCGCCGTCTTCGACGCGGGCACGGATGGCATGGCCGTCATGTACCAGGCGCGCGGCGTGGAACGGCTGATCATCGTCGATGCGAAGGTTCCCGAAGGCAATCCAGGCGCGATCTACCGGGTGCCGGGCGACATCCTGCAGGCACCGCCGCAGCACAGCCTGAACCTCCACGATTTCCGCTGGGAGAACGCGCTCTATGCCGGGCGCATGATCTATGGCGCGGCGTTTCCGGGCGACGTTTCGGTCTTCCTCGTCGAAGCCGAGAGCCTGGCGCTCGGCCTCGGTCTTTCGCCAGCCGTGGAGGCGGCGGCGAACCGGCTGGCGGAGCAGATCGCATCACTGGTCGCGCCCAAACCGGCGACGGCATCATGA
- a CDS encoding nickel-dependent hydrogenase large subunit encodes MSQAAVQTLDISPVGRVEGDLDVRVDIENGVVVNAWTNAEMFRGFEVILKDKDPQAGLVVTPRACGICGASHLTCAAWALDTAWGTTVPRNAIIARNLGQIVESMQSLPRHHYGLFMIDATNKNYSGSQFYEEAVKRYSPFTGTSYEAGVTISGRPVEIYALLGGQWPHSSYMVPGGVMCAPTLTDVTRAWSILEHFRRNWIEPLWLGCSMERYEEIQTYDQFLEWLDERPEHANSDLGLYWRMGMDIGLQNYGKGHGKFVTWGYLPHEDRYQKPTIAGRNDAVIMKSGVYDGASDSFKLMDQIHTREDMQHAWYDEGNSLHPFDRTTTPVSKNDIDPDGKYSWCTAVRHEENGRLEAGPLARRLVAGGPGQDFQHSDGLVLDMYRKMGGASILLRHFARMHELCILYREAERNLREMKLNEEWYIKPTEKDGRGWGATEAIRGALCHWIDVEGGKIKNYQIIAPTTWNVGPRAADGERGPIEEALIGTPIANPKDPVEVGHVCRSYDSCLVCTVHAHDAKSGEELARFRTS; translated from the coding sequence ATGTCACAAGCAGCAGTTCAGACACTCGATATCTCACCGGTCGGCCGCGTGGAGGGCGACCTCGACGTCCGCGTCGACATCGAGAACGGCGTCGTCGTCAACGCATGGACGAACGCGGAGATGTTCCGCGGTTTCGAAGTGATCCTCAAAGACAAGGACCCGCAGGCGGGTCTCGTCGTCACGCCGCGCGCCTGCGGCATATGCGGCGCCTCGCACCTCACCTGCGCCGCCTGGGCGCTTGACACCGCCTGGGGTACGACGGTGCCGCGCAATGCGATCATCGCCCGCAATCTCGGACAGATCGTGGAATCGATGCAGTCGCTCCCGCGCCATCACTACGGCCTGTTCATGATCGACGCGACCAACAAGAACTATTCGGGCAGTCAGTTCTACGAGGAGGCGGTGAAGCGCTATTCGCCGTTTACCGGGACCAGCTACGAGGCCGGCGTGACCATCTCTGGCCGTCCGGTCGAGATCTACGCATTGCTCGGCGGCCAGTGGCCGCACTCCTCCTACATGGTTCCGGGCGGTGTGATGTGCGCGCCGACGCTGACCGACGTGACCCGCGCCTGGTCGATCCTGGAGCATTTCCGCCGCAACTGGATCGAGCCGCTGTGGCTCGGCTGTTCGATGGAGCGCTACGAGGAGATTCAGACCTACGACCAGTTCCTCGAATGGCTCGACGAGCGACCCGAACACGCCAATTCCGACCTTGGTCTCTACTGGCGCATGGGCATGGATATCGGCCTGCAGAACTATGGCAAGGGCCACGGCAAGTTCGTGACCTGGGGCTACCTGCCGCATGAGGACCGCTACCAGAAGCCGACCATTGCAGGGCGCAATGACGCGGTGATCATGAAATCGGGTGTTTACGACGGTGCGTCCGACAGCTTCAAGCTGATGGACCAGATCCACACCCGCGAGGACATGCAGCACGCCTGGTATGACGAAGGCAATTCGCTGCATCCCTTCGACCGGACCACCACGCCGGTGTCGAAGAACGACATCGACCCGGACGGCAAGTATTCCTGGTGCACGGCCGTGCGCCACGAGGAAAACGGCCGCCTGGAGGCCGGTCCGCTCGCAAGGCGTCTGGTCGCGGGCGGTCCCGGCCAGGACTTCCAGCACTCCGACGGTCTGGTGCTCGACATGTACCGCAAGATGGGCGGTGCCTCGATCCTGCTGCGCCATTTCGCGCGCATGCACGAACTGTGCATCCTCTACCGCGAAGCCGAGCGCAACCTGCGCGAGATGAAGCTCAATGAGGAGTGGTACATCAAGCCGACCGAGAAGGATGGCCGGGGATGGGGTGCGACCGAGGCGATCCGCGGTGCGCTGTGCCACTGGATCGACGTGGAGGGCGGCAAGATCAAGAACTACCAGATCATCGCGCCGACCACATGGAACGTCGGACCGAGGGCGGCCGACGGCGAACGCGGCCCGATCGAGGAGGCGCTGATCGGCACCCCGATCGCCAATCCGAAGGACCCTGTCGAGGTCGGCCATGTGTGCCGGTCCTATGACAGTTGCCTGGTCTGCACGGTGCACGCCCACGATGCGAAGTCCGGCGAGGAACTCGCCCGCTTCAGGACATCCTGA
- a CDS encoding hydrogenase, whose product MANLLWLQGGACSGNTMSFLNAEEPSACDLVTDFGINVLWQPSLGLELGDDVKAILEKCISGEIQLDIFVFEGTVINAPNGTGEWNRFCGEPMKNWVQKLAAAAQFVVAIGDCATWGGIPATAPNPSESQGLQFLKRAKGGALGGGFVSKAGLPVINIPGCPAHPDWVTQILVAVATGRAGDLTLDEFQRPKTFFSSFTQTGCTRNMHFAYKVSTTAFGQRKGCLFYDLGCRGPMTHSPCNRILWNRVSSKTRAGMPCLGCTEPEFPFFDLAPGTVFKTQTVMGVPKDLPEGVDKKGYVKLTAAAKGAAPAWAEEDIFVV is encoded by the coding sequence ATGGCCAACTTGCTGTGGCTGCAAGGTGGTGCCTGTTCCGGCAACACCATGTCCTTTCTCAATGCGGAAGAACCAAGTGCCTGCGATCTGGTGACGGATTTTGGCATCAACGTTCTTTGGCAGCCGTCACTCGGCCTGGAACTGGGTGACGACGTGAAGGCGATTCTGGAGAAATGTATATCGGGCGAAATCCAGCTCGATATTTTCGTTTTTGAAGGAACGGTCATCAACGCGCCCAACGGCACTGGCGAGTGGAACCGCTTCTGCGGCGAGCCGATGAAGAACTGGGTCCAGAAGCTTGCCGCCGCCGCGCAGTTTGTGGTCGCCATCGGCGATTGCGCCACCTGGGGCGGCATTCCGGCGACCGCGCCGAACCCGTCGGAAAGCCAGGGCCTTCAGTTCCTGAAACGCGCCAAGGGCGGCGCGCTCGGCGGCGGCTTCGTGTCGAAGGCCGGTCTGCCGGTGATCAACATTCCCGGCTGCCCCGCGCATCCCGACTGGGTGACGCAGATTCTCGTGGCGGTGGCCACCGGCCGGGCGGGCGATCTCACGCTCGACGAGTTCCAGCGCCCCAAGACGTTCTTCTCGTCGTTCACCCAGACCGGCTGCACGCGCAACATGCACTTCGCCTACAAGGTCTCGACCACGGCGTTCGGCCAGCGCAAGGGCTGCCTGTTCTACGATCTTGGTTGCCGCGGTCCCATGACCCACAGCCCGTGCAACCGCATCCTTTGGAACCGCGTCTCCTCCAAGACCCGCGCCGGCATGCCGTGTCTCGGCTGCACCGAGCCGGAGTTCCCGTTCTTTGACCTCGCGCCAGGCACGGTCTTCAAGACCCAAACCGTCATGGGCGTGCCGAAGGACCTGCCGGAAGGCGTCGACAAGAAGGGCTACGTCAAGCTGACCGCCGCCGCCAAGGGGGCCGCGCCCGCCTGGGCCGAAGAAGACATCTTCGTGGTCTGA
- a CDS encoding sigma-54 dependent transcriptional regulator translates to MTTEHTVIVVSADEALIAQCQQGLAKSEDYRVVVCADDKEAARRLDSMQVHLLIYDVPAGTDAANNLVTSARLSHPQVARIVLGAQDAHALAAQVARNAAAFLFVLKPVFCEQVELTAKRALELNELSRRHRVLSRELKISVDDNIFDEAEQSSLKGGVSQFERLVYVSPAMAELVAEAKQAAATDLPVLIFGETGTGKELLARAIHYNSGRMDTPLYVQNCGGMSQDMLHSELFGHVRGAFTGAVADRLGLFRAADGGTVFLDELTEISPSFQVSLLRFLQEGEVKPLGSDKMYHANVRVLAAYNRPLAELVEKGEFRRDLYYRLKGFELHIPALRERPEDIPVLTDFFIEKYAGVVGRRVVGVTKDVIAKLRAYQFPGNVRELEAEIRRMVALAEQGGYISRRHLPRNIADVSVEPPAGDGAYAIEGDTLKEMVESLEKRVVMETLTRHRWNQSKAADELGLSRVGLANKIKRYNLQDVA, encoded by the coding sequence ATGACCACCGAGCATACCGTCATTGTCGTGTCGGCGGACGAGGCCCTGATCGCCCAATGCCAACAGGGTCTCGCGAAGTCAGAGGATTATCGCGTTGTCGTGTGCGCCGACGATAAGGAGGCGGCGCGCCGGCTCGATTCCATGCAGGTTCACCTGCTGATCTATGACGTTCCGGCCGGCACGGATGCCGCTAATAATCTCGTCACCAGCGCGCGGCTGTCGCATCCGCAGGTTGCGCGCATCGTGCTGGGTGCGCAAGACGCCCACGCCCTTGCAGCGCAGGTGGCGCGTAACGCGGCGGCTTTCCTGTTCGTTCTCAAGCCGGTGTTTTGCGAGCAGGTCGAACTGACGGCCAAGCGAGCGCTCGAACTCAACGAACTGTCGCGACGTCACCGGGTGCTGTCGCGCGAACTGAAGATTTCCGTCGACGACAACATCTTCGACGAGGCCGAGCAGAGTTCGCTCAAGGGCGGGGTCTCCCAATTCGAGCGTCTGGTCTATGTCAGTCCCGCCATGGCGGAACTGGTGGCGGAGGCGAAGCAGGCCGCGGCAACCGATCTGCCAGTGCTGATATTCGGCGAGACGGGAACCGGCAAGGAGCTTCTCGCCCGCGCGATCCACTATAATTCCGGTCGCATGGATACGCCGCTCTACGTCCAGAACTGTGGCGGCATGTCCCAGGACATGCTGCATTCGGAACTGTTCGGCCATGTGCGCGGCGCTTTCACGGGCGCGGTGGCCGATCGTCTCGGCCTGTTCCGCGCCGCCGACGGAGGCACCGTGTTCCTGGACGAACTGACGGAGATATCGCCGAGCTTTCAGGTCAGCCTGCTGCGGTTCCTTCAGGAAGGTGAGGTCAAGCCGCTCGGGTCCGACAAGATGTATCATGCCAATGTGCGGGTGCTGGCGGCCTATAACAGGCCGCTCGCCGAATTGGTCGAGAAGGGCGAATTCCGCCGCGACCTTTACTACCGACTCAAAGGGTTCGAACTGCATATTCCAGCGCTGCGCGAACGGCCCGAAGATATCCCGGTGCTGACCGATTTCTTCATCGAGAAATATGCAGGCGTGGTCGGCCGGCGCGTGGTCGGTGTTACCAAGGATGTGATCGCCAAGCTGAGAGCTTACCAGTTCCCCGGCAATGTGCGCGAACTCGAGGCGGAAATCCGCCGCATGGTCGCGCTTGCCGAGCAGGGCGGTTATATTTCCCGGCGGCATCTGCCGCGCAACATCGCCGATGTCAGCGTGGAGCCGCCCGCCGGCGACGGCGCTTACGCGATCGAGGGTGATACGCTCAAGGAAATGGTTGAGTCGCTTGAAAAACGGGTGGTGATGGAAACGCTTACCCGCCACCGCTGGAACCAGAGCAAGGCAGCCGACGAACTCGGGCTGTCGCGCGTCGGACTTGCCAACAAGATCAAGCGGTATAACCTGCAGGATGTCGCATAA
- the istB gene encoding IS21-like element helper ATPase IstB codes for MTSSEIDTARLTLALNELRLPAIKALWPRFAEQADKEGWSAARLLSALVEHELAERDRRRIERHLSQARLLPGKTLETFDFAAVPMLSRAHVGAITAGDSWIGKGANILLFGPPGVGKSHLGSAIGLALIEKGYRVLFTRTTDLVQKLQQARRDLALESAIAKLDKFHLLILDDITYVTMDQAETSVLFELISARYERRSMLITANQPFGAWNTIFPDPAMTLAAVDRLVHHATIFEMNVESYRRKAAEKAKGPGRPPRKASPADMNAD; via the coding sequence ATGACATCATCCGAGATCGATACCGCACGCCTCACCCTGGCTCTGAACGAGCTTCGCCTGCCCGCCATCAAGGCGCTCTGGCCGCGTTTCGCCGAACAGGCGGACAAGGAAGGCTGGTCCGCCGCACGGCTGCTCAGCGCCCTGGTAGAACACGAACTGGCCGAACGCGATCGCCGCCGCATCGAGCGCCATCTTTCTCAGGCCCGCCTGTTGCCCGGAAAAACCCTCGAGACCTTCGACTTTGCCGCCGTTCCCATGCTGTCCAGGGCCCATGTCGGTGCCATCACCGCCGGCGACAGCTGGATCGGGAAGGGCGCCAATATCCTGCTGTTCGGCCCGCCGGGCGTGGGCAAGTCGCATCTCGGTTCCGCCATCGGGCTGGCGCTGATCGAGAAGGGCTACCGCGTCCTCTTCACCCGCACCACCGATCTGGTCCAGAAGCTCCAGCAGGCGCGCCGCGATCTCGCACTCGAAAGCGCGATCGCCAAGCTCGACAAGTTCCACCTGCTGATCCTCGACGACATCACCTACGTCACCATGGATCAGGCCGAGACCAGCGTGCTGTTCGAACTGATCAGCGCGAGATACGAACGCCGCTCCATGCTGATCACGGCAAACCAGCCCTTCGGCGCATGGAACACGATCTTCCCAGATCCGGCCATGACGCTCGCCGCTGTCGACCGGCTGGTGCACCACGCCACCATCTTCGAGATGAATGTCGAGAGCTACCGCCGCAAGGCCGCGGAAAAGGCCAAAGGTCCCGGGCGGCCTCCGCGGAAGGCGTCGCCGGCGGACATGAATGCAGATTGA
- a CDS encoding IS110 family transposase yields MEYYVGLDVSLKEISICVVDRDGKTVARGVCPADPGGVAGWFRNRELTPRRIVHESGMLSIWLQRGLAGLGLPATCIDARKAHKSLSARLNKSDAADAEGLAQLARTGWFTPVHIRSEEADRLRSLVGARERLIRLRKDLEGHIRGVLKTFGIRMIGIGQGRQRQAFRDQLAAAGETDQVLRVIADAFIATHAKLCQVADDLDKVVRKTAKVHPVARRLMTIPGVGPVNALSFIALVDDPGRFNRTSDVGAFLGLTPKRHQSGEMDWSVRRDKQGETPASIRMRTRGWGLVGRA; encoded by the coding sequence ATGGAATACTATGTCGGTTTGGATGTGTCGCTGAAAGAGATTTCGATCTGCGTTGTAGACAGGGATGGCAAGACTGTAGCGCGTGGCGTCTGTCCCGCTGATCCCGGGGGCGTCGCGGGTTGGTTTCGCAACCGCGAACTTACGCCCCGACGGATCGTGCATGAAAGCGGAATGCTATCGATCTGGTTGCAGCGCGGCCTCGCAGGTCTCGGCCTGCCTGCGACCTGCATTGATGCCCGGAAGGCACACAAGAGCTTGTCGGCGCGGCTCAACAAGTCGGATGCCGCCGACGCTGAAGGTCTGGCACAGCTTGCGCGCACCGGTTGGTTCACACCGGTTCACATCCGCAGCGAGGAGGCGGACCGGCTTCGCAGCTTGGTAGGCGCGCGGGAACGGTTGATCCGGTTGCGCAAGGACCTCGAAGGTCACATTCGTGGCGTCCTCAAAACCTTCGGCATCCGTATGATCGGCATTGGCCAGGGACGGCAGAGGCAAGCGTTCCGCGATCAGCTGGCAGCAGCGGGCGAGACCGACCAGGTTTTGCGGGTCATAGCTGATGCCTTCATCGCTACCCATGCCAAGTTGTGCCAAGTGGCGGACGACTTGGACAAGGTGGTGAGGAAAACGGCCAAGGTCCATCCAGTCGCGCGCCGCCTGATGACAATCCCCGGTGTTGGTCCGGTCAACGCGCTCAGCTTCATAGCACTGGTTGATGATCCGGGTCGGTTCAACCGGACGTCGGATGTGGGCGCTTTTCTTGGGTTAACGCCAAAGCGACATCAGTCCGGCGAAATGGATTGGTCGGTGCGGCGCGACAAACAGGGTGAGACTCCAGCGTCAATCAGGATGAGAACGCGGGGGTGGGGCCTTGTAGGGAGGGCGTAG